The Plasmodium berghei ANKA genome assembly, chromosome: 12 genome contains a region encoding:
- a CDS encoding mediator of RNA polymerase II transcription subunit 17, putative produces the protein MKTSEKKTKNNIDNKNEEEDKQILGNKLKDINLKLEPYGKGDYQLLRYLPDGSLAFEEVPNEEDKNKQHLQQYAQILCSEMEKYKIENSNDLNLKNNSEWNKGEEYRILAENELKEIMILFDMILGTLNYDKGTKYLSLNKCNYYRDPEENKQDICISVTNRIEILEKLKKICENERLQLNSINGIIAQKYYLFFINQLIKHWRILYTKYSEIDYMQMDNNFPYCTEFSIEFFFLPSIFWKISTNPIFLLWPPYPSFSPFKSQYAHITFSIKNMFEKNEENKKNEENEKNEENEKNEENEKNTHTYLENNYIFENITKEEMNMFYLLDNKSSVSIQFEGISAHLIENDYHIQFYLHPLNVKLKEENKFKKIVNMSPNNITTIPENIIFKQAKNVHEKLTKAQWVLIDKSIFCILAEQANNLKDKNNEILINLDNIEQNINRNIKIHCTQINHKSIDFFINNIVIPSSSKKKIKVDFSFFITYEASDTTDQCTYTKTDDNNNDDDNKTMEYLDEEICEGDNIEKQQTPVEDIIDNELIQIVLNLALSKIRDLFICAWKYFSFEMPYYSSDIHPIIYQNIFPNSNSDTLLTTFFSWFIIALEKYLRVYRK, from the coding sequence atgaaaacaagtgaaaagaaaacaaaaaataatatagataacAAAAATGAAGAGGAAGATAAACAAATACTTGGAAACAAACTTAAAGATATAAATCTAAAGTTAGAACCATATGGAAAAGGAGATTATCAATTGCTGAGATATTTACCTGATGGTTCACTAGCTTTTGAAGAAGTTCCAAATGAAGAGGATAAGAATAAACAGCATTTACAACAATATGCACAAATACTTTGTTCagaaatggaaaaatataaaatagaaaatagcaatgatttaaatttaaaaaacaatagTGAATGGAATAAAGGGGAGGAATATAGAATATTGGCGGAAAATGAGCTAAAAGAAATCATgatattatttgatatgATATTAGGTACAttaaattatgataaaggaacaaaatatttatctttAAACAAATGTAATTATTATAGAGATCcagaagaaaataaacaagATATATGTATTTCTGTTACTAACAGAATTGaaatattagaaaaattaaaaaaaatatgcgaAAATGAAAGGCTACAATTAAATTCTATAAATGGTATAATTgctcaaaaatattatttattttttattaaccaattaataaaacattggagaattttatatacaaaatattctGAGATTGATTATATGCAAATggataataattttccatATTGTACTGAATTTTCAATtgagtttttttttttgccgtctattttttggaaaatatCAACAAAtcctatatttttattatggcCTCCTTATCCTTCATTTTCTCCTTTTAAATCTCAATACGCGCACATTACTTTttcaattaaaaatatgtttgaaaaaaatgaagaaaacaaaaaaaatgaggaaaacgaaaaaaatgaggaaaacgaaaaaaatgaagaaaatgaaaagaatacacacacatatttagaaaacaattacatttttgaaaatattacaaaagAGGAAATGAATATGTTCTATTTGTTGGATAACAAAAGTAGCGTTTCAATTCAATTCGAAGGAATATCTGCACATTTAATTGAAAATGATTAtcatatacaattttatttacatcCTTTAAATGTTAAATTAAAAgaggaaaataaatttaaaaaaattgtaaatatgAGCCCAAATAATATTACCACAATACCTGAAAATATCATATTCAAACAAGCTAAAAATGTTcatgaaaaattaacaaaagcCCAATGGGTATTAATTGATAAATcgattttttgtattttagCTGAACAagcaaataatttaaaggataaaaataatgaaattttaataaatcttgataatatagaacaaaatattaatcgaaatattaaaatacaTTGTACACaaataaatcataaatcaattgatttttttattaataatattgttattCCATCttcttcaaaaaaaaaaattaaagtagatttctctttttttattacatatgAAGCTAGCGACACAACTGATCAATGTACATATACTAAAACAGAtgacaataataatgatgatgataataaaacgATGGAATATTTAGATGAAGAAATATGTGAAGGTGACAATATAGAAAAACAACAAACTCCTGTAGAAGATATTATTGATAATGAGTTAATTcaaattgttttaaatCTAGCCCTTTCAAAAATACGAgacttatttatttgtgcatggaaatatttttcttttgaaATGCCTTATTATTCTTCTGATATACATCCcataatatatcaaaatatatttccaaaTTCTAATTCAGACACGCTACTCacaacatttttttcatggTTTATTATAGCGttggaaaaatatttgagaGTATATagaaagtga
- a CDS encoding U6 snRNA-associated Sm-like protein LSm2, putative, which produces MLFFTFFQQLAEKNQHITIELKNDLQISGVLHSVDQYLNIKLTNISVNNPEKYPHLLSIKTCFVRGSVVRYVFLPSNEVNIEKLRHMCRQEAKMISDKEKNNPK; this is translated from the exons ATG CTTTTTTTTACGTTTTTTCAACAACTAGCTGAAAAAAACCAACATATAACCAtcgaattaaaaaatgactTACAAATATCAGGAGTGTTACATTCAGTAGATCAATATCTAAACATcaaattaacaaatatatcaGTTAATAATCCAGAGAAATATCCACATTTA ttatCCATTAAAACATGTTTTGTAAGAGGGTCAGTAGTAAGGTATGTGTTTTTGCCATCAAATGAAGTTAACATTGAAAAATTGCGTCATATGTGTAGACAAGAAGCGAAAATGATTTCAGAcaaggaaaaaaataacccAAAATAG
- a CDS encoding single-stranded DNA-binding protein, putative codes for MKGICVNTQTIKRINAKWQYKGISTCVKMLWNIKALKYENIYNTNLKTKQFTNLIKKNEYNTYKNRGFNYGYYNNNHNYMSMNNNDNTPNNMASYGNNGTNYSNAKYDSSNNFYQSKYNSNTNNENTDNNITYQYYSIFGSTAMCLIKPVFPDCIVNKNKSTIYGKGGLQFVFMKRQNNCNRYDKNNKMNIFLKINNLSNMLFLTNIENLTSPITIKGSNNNYLIIDRHASKNDHIVIKYKYNPSNITENNNFNDINNIDMEVTENANINDDQKNNYEELHVSCAFSEFLFFQKAANLLLPQLIGWAKP; via the coding sequence ATGAAGGGAATTTGTGTAAATACGCAAACTATCAAACGAATAAATGCAAAATGGCAGTATAAGGGAATAAGCACATGTGTGAAAATGTTATGGAATATAAAAgctttaaaatatgaaaatatatacaatacaaatttaaaaacaaaacaattCACAaacttaataaaaaaaaatgaatataatacatataaaaatcgaGGCTTTAATTATGGATACTACAATAATAACCATAATTATATGAGcatgaataataatgacAATACTCCAAATAATATGGCTAGCTATGGAAATAATGGAACTAATTACTCAAATGCTAAGTATGACtcttcaaataatttttatcaatcaaaatataattctaatacaaataatgaaaatacagacaataatataacatatCAATATTATAGCATTTTTGGAAGTACAGCTATGTGCTTAATAAAACCAGTATTCCCAGATTGcattgttaataaaaataaatcaactATATATGGTAAAGGGGGGCTTCAATTTGTATTTATGAAAAGGCAAAATAATTGTAACCGATatgacaaaaataataaaatgaatatttttcttaaaattaataatttatcaaatatgttatttttaacaaatattgaaaatttaaCATCACCAATAACTATTAAAGgaagtaataataattatttaattattgaTAGGCATGCAAGTAAAAATGATCATAttgttataaaatataaatataatccATCCAATATTAccgaaaataataattttaatgatataaataatatagatatgGAAGTTACTGAAAATGCTAATATAAATGACgaccaaaaaaataattatgaagaGTTACATGTTAGTTGTGCATTTTCAgagtttttattttttcaaaaagcTGCTAATTTATTACTTCCCCAACTTATAGGTTGGGCAAAAccataa
- a CDS encoding bis(5'-nucleosyl)-tetraphosphatase [asymmetrical], putative codes for MSGDIIRAYGILLCRVLGNIGINTNNKMKNIEFLFLKASYGNNHWTPPKGLVENNEEGLNTAIRETFEEAGLNKDKYKLLNFEKTLKYMVNGKPKETTYYLAILLNKDENIILSEEHTDYSWIKSEQSNEYSLSLSLHDLMINAEEYLINNSNLIQ; via the exons ATGAg tgGAGATATTATAAGAGCTTATGGGATTTTGCTATGCCGAGTTTTGGGGAATATTGGAATAAatactaataataaaatgaaaaatatcgaatttttatttttaaaggCATCTTATGGAAATAATCATTGGACACCCCCTAAAG GCCTCgttgaaaataatgaagaagGATTAAACACTGCAATCAGAGAAACATTTGAAGAAGCGGGATTAAATAAGGATAAATACAAacttttaaattttgaaaaa actttaaaatatatggtTAATGGAAAACCAAAAGAGACAACATATTATTTagctattttattaaacaaagatgaaaatataattttgtcaGAGGAACACACAGATTATAg TTGGATAAAAAGTGAACAATCAAATGAATATTCCCTCTCACTATCCTTACACGATTTAATGATAAATGCTGaagaatatttaataaataattcaaaccttatacaataa
- a CDS encoding CDC73 domain-containing protein, putative, whose translation MDINAELKQLDLKVLMKKFLSSEKENIKLKKKDDKDIILFEKNNFYIYSDVICGIENRKKEKYNVGDIYLFLCLPKSNYTFSYINSIGYKYISILERNKIIKKIEYENYDEEEDQIKVNFFIYDKKSTINLNYYIHIEQDDVIQSKLFVNNNINDIICDIDSENENWGSIKKRKNIEGSTQHQIVNTNKDDINILGIKKNKIKIDENNINEEIDQSSTLNNIQNKTTNILSIKEVNTHNSKQTNESNIGLVSFNNINKIFNGDKIYKSQIFYIKNDCHNITKTIYNKKKKKKKKKLNQNIKYNFIDEDISTIKYDELFYFNYNEINLEENYINDISTNFKFLKKGIGVCSNQFQKRDNIKNDKHNENINEQNDKHNENINDQNGKHILKHYYENNILKNVFFINFNLYSLLNNTYISNLPKDDNIFSNLQILVSNFFEEYIKFVKKNNSINLNDGKSDIIQFELNLSDLEPQINPQNCDKIKYIFENMHNDCFPNSNKEIQKNHISINNLNFIHNTVLPHYLQNSKINYFKYSTASIETLENFNNHDKLIFFHNIINMYIYSLYDQNFYEKNKIYMNFFHNFLNKFSFEKNFVKINTYKQDYFSETETSSTYSEEILNENFEKDKTILSKNVDEVQSTMDYDQSKFYLLENNYIKIKNKMDSKIFEALSENKYNKGNNELIKSAQIKEIKYKNFYDIIGNSSCDFRRIYNFFKQELLDKSNIKNVYINGVKRNIIIDNNNNDDDNNIKQKNHKKILKIIDEIHLTYKRRPLILIESNSTTDNIINRNNIDSFFLHNNLDKPPKSEKQNNINIPTKMNNYDGISIIYNMFNKNIKFLFIENDKIDILSETDWKCVIAVIVKSKNSLKNILNKYPFEISTTLFQPFKTFAFMYNDEIIPSDLLTGSSIDIIRLNRDNRKDDHIGAKKFWTNIEKFILQRRDKNFYKKKKNI comes from the coding sequence ATGGATATAAATGCAGAATTAAAACAACTGGATTTAAAAgtattaatgaaaaaatttttaagtagtgaaaaagaaaacataaaattaaaaaaaaaagatgataaagatattatacttttcgaaaaaaataatttttatatatatagtgaTGTTATATGTGGAATTGAAAATaggaaaaaagaaaaatataatgttggagatatatatttatttctatgTTTACCAAAAAGTAATTACACATTTTCTTATATAAATTCAATTggttataaatatataagtatattagaaagaaataaaatcataaaaaaaattgaatatgaaaattatgatgAAGAAGAGGATCAAATCAAAGttaacttttttatttatgataaaaaaagtactattaatttaaattattatattcatatagaACAAGATGATGTTATTCAATCAAAACTTTTTGttaacaataatattaatgatataatatgtGATATAGATagtgaaaatgaaaattggGGAAGCAttaaaaagagaaaaaatatagaaggGTCAACACAACATCAAATAgtaaatacaaataaagatgatattaatattttgggaattaaaaaaaataaaataaaaatagatgaaaataatataaatgaagaaatagaTCAAAGTTCTACTTTGaataatattcaaaataaaactacAAACATTTTAAGTATCAAAGAAGTAAACACACACAATAGTAAACAAACTAACGAATCCAACATTGGCTTAgtttcttttaataatattaataaaatatttaatggtgataaaatatataaatcacaaattttttacataaaaaatgattgtCATAATATCACGaaaactatatataataaaaaaaaaaaaaaaaaaaaaaaaaaattaaatcaaaatataaaatacaattttatagaCGAAGATATATcaacaataaaatatgatgaactattttattttaactaTAACGAAATTAATTTggaagaaaattatataaatgatattagTACTAATTTTAAGTTCCTAAAAAAGGGGATAGGAGTGTGTAGCAACCAATTTCAAAAAAgagataatataaaaaacgaCAAACATAATGAAAACataaatgaacaaaatgaCAAACATAATGAAAACATAAATGACCAGAATggaaaacatattttaaagcactattatgaaaataatattttaaaaaatgtattttttatcaattttaatttatactctcttttaaataatacttatatttcaaatttaCCAAAAGATGATAACATTTTTAGTAATCTCCAAATTTTAGTTagcaatttttttgaagaatatataaaatttgttaaaaaaaacaactCAATCAATTTAAATGATGGAAAAAGTGATATTATCCAATTTGAATTAAATTTAAGCGATTTAGAACCCCAAATAAATCCACAAAACtgtgataaaataaaatatatttttgagaATATGCATAATGATTGTTTTCCAAActcaaataaagaaattcagaaaaatcatatttctataaataatttaaattttattcataatacTGTTTTACCAcattatttacaaaatagtaaaataaattattttaaatattcaacAGCATCTATAGAAACACtcgaaaattttaataatcaTGATAAactaatatttttccataatattataaatatgtatatatattctttatatgatcaaaatttttatgaaaaaaataaaatttatatgaatttttttcataactttttaaataaattttcttttgaaaaaaattttgttaaaataaaCACTTATAAACAGGATTATTTTTCAGAGACAGAAACAAGTTCTACTTACTCTGAggaaatattaaatgaaaattttgaaaaagaCAAAACTATATTATCTAAAAATGTGGATGAAGTTCAATCTACTATGGATTATGATCaatcaaaattttatttactcgaaaataattatataaaaataaaaaataaaatggataGCAAAATATTCGAAGCCTTaagtgaaaataaatataataaaggaAATAATGAACTTATTAAATCTGcacaaataaaagaaataaaatataaaaatttttatgatataatTGGAAATAGCTCATGCGATTTTAgaagaatatataatttttttaaacaagAACTTTTAGATAAAAgtaacataaaaaatgtatatataaatggtgtaaaaagaaatataatcatagataataataataatgatgatgataataatataaaacagaaaaatcataaaaaaatattaaaaattattgatGAAATACATTTAACATATAAAAGGAGGccattaatattaatagaaAGTAATTCTACAActgataatataataaatagaaataatattgattctttttttttacataataatttagatAAACCACCAAAAAgtgaaaaacaaaataatatcaatATACCAACCAAAATGAACAATTATGATGGAATATCAatcatttataatatgtttaataaaaatatcaaattcttatttatagaaaatgataaaattgatATTTTATCTGAAACAGATTGGAAATGTGTAATAGCAGTTATTGTAAAATCAAAAAACtctttaaaaaacattCTAAATAAATATCCTTTTGAAATATCAACAACTTTATTTCAACCATTTAAAACTTTTGCATTTATGTATAATGATGAAATTATTCCATCTGATTTATTAACAGGAAGTAGCATTGATATTATTCGATTAAATCGTGATAATAGAAAAGATGATCATATTGGTGCTAAAAAATTTTGGACTAATATTGAAAAGTTTATTTTACAGCGCCgtgataaaaatttttataaaaaaaaaaaaaatatataa
- a CDS encoding adenosylhomocysteinase, putative, translated as MYDCTSKIKDLSLAPFGKLQMEISETEMPGIMTIREEYEKLKPFKGAKITGCLHMTIETALLIETLQKLGARIRWCSCNIFSTLDYAAAAVSTLENVSVFAWRGETLEEYWWCVEKALTWGENGEGPDLIVDDGADASYLVHKGAEYEKLYEEKKILPDPESGKNEEERCFLSLIKSSILKNPKKWTNMAKKIIGMSEETTTGVLRVKKIEKNNGLLFTAINVNDSVTKQKYDNIYGCRHSLPDGLMRATDFLISGKIVVICGYGDVGKGCASAMKGLGARVYVTEIDPICAIQAVMEGFNVVTLDEIVEKGDFFVTCTGNVDIIKLEHLLKMKNNAVVGNIGHFDDEIQVTDLFNHEGIHIENVKPQVDRVTLPNGNKIIVLAQGRLLNLSCATGHPAFVMSFSFCNQIFAQLELWENRNTGKYAKNKSYILPKELDEKVAFYHLKKLNATLTQLDDNQCEFLGVSKTGPFKSESYRY; from the coding sequence ATGTATGACTGCACTAGCAAAATTAAAGATTTGAGTTTGGCCCCATTTGGAAAGCTTCAAATGGAAATTTCCGAAACTGAAATGCCAGGAATAATGACAATAAGGGAAGAATATGAAAAACTGAAACCCTTTAAAGGAGCAAAAATAACAGGATGTTTACATATGACTATAGAAACTGCATTATTAATAGAAACATTACAAAAATTAGGAGCTAGAATAAGATGGTGTTcatgtaatattttttcaacatTAGATTATGCTGCTGCAGCTGTTAGCACTTTAGAAAATGTATCTGTTTTTGCATGGAGAGGAGAAACTTTAGAAGAATATTGGTGGTGTGTTGAAAAAGCTTTAACTTGGGGTGAAAATGGGGAAGGACCTGATTTAATTGTAGATGATGGGGCAGATGCTTCTTATTTAGTACATAAGGGAGcagaatatgaaaaattgtatgaagaaaaaaaaatattaccaGATCCAGAGTCAGGTAAAAATGAGGAAGAAAGATGTTTTTTAAGTTTAATTAAAAGCTCAATACTTAAAAATCCCAAAAAATGGACAAATAtggcaaaaaaaataattggaATGTCAGAAGAAACAACTACAGGTGTATTAagagtaaaaaaaatcgagaaaaataatggattattatttacagCTATAAATGTAAATGATTCTGTTACTAAACAAAAgtatgataatatatatggatgTCGACATTCCCTTCCAGATGGGTTAATGAGAGCAActgattttttaatttctgGTAAAATAGTAGTTATTTGTGGATATGGAGATGTAGGAAAAGGATGTGCATCCGCTATGAAAGGATTAGGAGCACGTGTTTATGTAACTGAAATAGATCCTATATGTGCTATACAAGCAGTTATGGAAGGGTTTAATGTAGTAACATTAGATGAAATTGTTGAAAAGGGTGATTTTTTTGTTACTTGTACAGGTAATGttgatattattaaattagaacatttattaaaaatgaaaaacaatGCAGTAGTAGGTAACATTGGGCATTTTGATGATGAAATACAAGTAACAGATTTATTCAATCATGAAGGTATACATATAGAAAATGTAAAACCACAAGTCGATAGAGTCACATTACCAAATggtaataaaattatagttTTAGCCCAAGGCCGACTTTTAAATCTTTCTTGTGCAACTGGACATCCAGCATTTGTTATGTCTTTCTCATTTTGTAATCAAATTTTTGCACAATTAGAATTGTGGGAAAATAGAAATACAGgaaaatatgcaaaaaataaaagttatATATTACCAAAAGAACTTGATGAAAAAGTTGCTTTTTACCAtctcaaaaaattaaatgcaACATTAACCCAATTAGATGATAACCAATGTGAATTTTTAGGGGTTAGTAAAACTGGTCCATTCAAAAGCGAATCATATagatattaa